A genome region from Thermococcus onnurineus NA1 includes the following:
- the asnB gene encoding asparagine synthase (glutamine-hydrolyzing) has protein sequence MCLVAGGIGTNLKEHFTMMILAGKHRGEDSFGVWTNEGVLKSEDFSKLDEIPDGRIGLLQCRLAMTGSFGYTQPFYNDLALVHNGEIYNHNHIRNYLKDRGVSFESDVDSEVILRLLEYLLEKGLNVETAVKKAMSMLEGDYAVAFSDGRRIYLFRDPVGVRPLYYSPNGFFASEKKVLWAIGERAIPVQPGELILLSREGAQRRKLFSILELKRMVFSEERAKLSLIRTLTHAVRVRVEKRTGVLFSGGLDSSLIALTASRYSDVVLYTAGAEGSQDLEWARKVSEELGLPLREYVFDLDDVKEAVPKVAFAIEESNPMNLAIGIPLYFATKLAREDGCKLLLSGQGADELFGGYAKYLERPELMESDLLEIGEKNLVRDDKIAMLNSVEGRVPFLDLAVISTAFNTPPEAKIRKGIRKAILREVAVELGLPKWIAERDKKAAQYGSGAQKLLKKLAKSEGMTLREYAQRAFNEAFKRG, from the coding sequence ATGTGTCTTGTAGCGGGAGGAATCGGAACCAACCTCAAGGAACACTTTACAATGATGATTCTTGCTGGAAAGCACAGAGGAGAGGACTCTTTTGGTGTGTGGACTAACGAAGGAGTGCTCAAATCAGAGGACTTTTCGAAGCTTGATGAAATTCCCGACGGAAGAATCGGCCTCCTTCAGTGCAGGCTGGCCATGACCGGTTCCTTCGGTTACACCCAGCCCTTCTACAACGATCTGGCGCTTGTCCATAACGGTGAGATATACAATCACAACCATATTCGGAACTACCTCAAGGACAGGGGGGTCTCCTTCGAGAGCGACGTTGACAGCGAAGTGATCCTAAGGCTTCTCGAATATCTCTTGGAGAAGGGCCTTAATGTTGAGACAGCTGTTAAAAAGGCCATGAGCATGCTAGAAGGGGACTACGCAGTTGCCTTCAGTGATGGCAGGAGAATATACCTCTTCCGCGACCCCGTTGGTGTGAGGCCTCTCTACTATTCACCGAACGGCTTCTTCGCCTCGGAGAAAAAGGTGCTCTGGGCGATTGGTGAGCGGGCCATTCCAGTTCAGCCGGGAGAGCTGATCCTCCTGTCGCGTGAAGGGGCTCAAAGGAGAAAGCTCTTCAGTATACTTGAACTAAAAAGGATGGTTTTTTCTGAGGAAAGAGCAAAACTCTCTCTAATAAGGACGCTCACCCATGCCGTACGGGTTAGAGTCGAAAAGAGGACGGGGGTTCTCTTCTCCGGCGGTCTGGACAGCTCGCTAATAGCTCTGACTGCATCGAGGTACTCGGATGTCGTCCTCTACACCGCCGGAGCTGAGGGAAGTCAGGATCTCGAATGGGCTAGGAAGGTCAGCGAAGAGCTTGGTCTTCCACTTAGGGAGTATGTTTTTGATCTGGACGACGTCAAGGAGGCCGTTCCAAAAGTTGCCTTCGCCATAGAGGAATCGAACCCAATGAACCTAGCAATAGGTATTCCTCTCTACTTCGCTACCAAACTCGCCCGTGAAGATGGCTGCAAGCTTCTTCTGAGCGGTCAGGGAGCCGACGAGCTCTTCGGCGGTTACGCAAAATACCTCGAGAGGCCAGAACTCATGGAGAGCGATCTGCTTGAAATAGGTGAGAAAAACCTTGTCAGGGACGATAAGATAGCGATGCTGAATTCCGTGGAAGGAAGGGTTCCCTTCCTTGATCTGGCAGTGATTTCAACAGCCTTCAACACGCCCCCCGAGGCCAAGATAAGGAAGGGCATCAGAAAAGCGATCCTCAGGGAAGTTGCCGTGGAGCTTGGTCTTCCGAAGTGGATAGCTGAGAGGGACAAAAAGGCCGCTCAGTATGGCAGCGGTGCTCAGAAGCTCCTCAAGAAGCTCGCCAAGAGCGAAGGAATGACCCTCAGAGAGTACGCCCAAAGAGCCTTTAATGAGGCATTTAAACGCGGATAA
- a CDS encoding glycosyltransferase family 4 protein, which produces MRILMVGHYPPHGGGVANHLDNLVRELRKRHEVHVLTYGPIKPRDNEKEFVHQVKVPPVYGIRGTSFALLGAKEIVRLHREFSFDLVHAHFVGTTSYAGVLARERIDLPLVVTAHGSDLEHTAKLTLGRFYVKRTLATANAIITVSHWLAKKAISLGAGKVKVIPNGVKSLSEKQGQRRYITFIGALRDYKSPETFIELARVFPDREFLVVGDGPLRWKLETEAPENVRFLGYRRDVDRILSESLLLVLPSKREGFGLVILEANSLGVPTVGRRVSAIPELIREGKNGLTFKSFEDLVKAVESILEPKANIKIGKTGRRIASLYSWGAVAREVEKVYLDVIGQRF; this is translated from the coding sequence ATGAGGATTCTAATGGTAGGACACTACCCTCCCCACGGTGGTGGCGTTGCAAACCACCTCGATAACCTCGTGAGGGAACTTAGAAAGCGCCACGAGGTGCATGTCCTTACCTACGGCCCAATTAAACCGAGAGATAACGAGAAAGAATTCGTCCATCAGGTTAAGGTTCCACCGGTCTACGGCATCAGGGGGACGAGCTTTGCCCTTCTTGGGGCAAAGGAGATAGTCCGACTCCATCGCGAGTTCAGTTTTGATTTGGTGCACGCTCACTTTGTGGGAACAACGAGCTACGCCGGCGTTCTGGCCAGGGAGAGAATTGATCTGCCTCTTGTTGTTACAGCCCACGGAAGCGATTTAGAACACACCGCGAAGCTTACCCTTGGAAGATTTTACGTCAAAAGAACGCTTGCGACGGCAAACGCTATAATAACCGTCAGCCACTGGCTCGCAAAGAAGGCGATCTCCCTGGGAGCGGGCAAGGTTAAGGTTATCCCCAACGGCGTCAAGTCTCTCTCGGAGAAACAGGGGCAAAGGCGCTACATCACGTTTATTGGAGCCTTGAGAGATTACAAGAGCCCGGAAACGTTTATCGAGCTAGCCCGGGTTTTTCCTGACAGGGAGTTTCTCGTAGTGGGCGATGGCCCCCTCAGATGGAAACTCGAGACGGAAGCGCCGGAGAACGTCAGGTTTTTGGGTTACCGCCGCGATGTGGATAGAATTCTCTCAGAAAGCCTCCTTCTTGTACTGCCCTCAAAGAGGGAAGGCTTCGGCCTTGTAATCCTTGAAGCCAACAGCCTTGGTGTTCCGACTGTTGGGAGAAGGGTAAGCGCTATTCCCGAGCTAATAAGGGAAGGTAAAAACGGGCTGACGTTCAAAAGCTTCGAGGATCTGGTAAAGGCCGTTGAGTCAATACTCGAACCAAAGGCCAACATAAAGATCGGAAAGACCGGAAGAAGGATAGCCAGCCTCTACTCCTGGGGGGCCGTGGCAAGGGAGGTTGAAAAGGTTTACCTCGATGTCATTGGGCAACGTTTTTAA
- a CDS encoding L-threonylcarbamoyladenylate synthase, producing MTVVINMRDGMDGRKIKIAAKFILEGKLVAFPTETVYGLGADALNEEAARRIFEAKGRPADNPLIVHIADFDDLKKLAREIPDEARLLAEKFWPGPLTVVLPKKEEVPTVTTGGLDTVAVRMPAHPIALALIRASTPIAAPSANISGKPSPTLAEHVIDDFYGKIECIIDGGETKIGVESTVVDLSGEKPTLLRPGGLPLEEIEKVIGEVEIHPAVRGKLVDVARSPGMKYKHYSPNAQVIVVEGPRENVRKKIEELVKEYRKKGLRVGVMATEQYDADEFFHLGTSEEEVARNLFKALRELDKRRVDIIIAEGIEERGLGFAVMNRLRKAAGYRIVWA from the coding sequence ATGACGGTAGTAATCAATATGCGAGACGGTATGGATGGTAGGAAGATAAAGATTGCCGCGAAGTTCATACTCGAGGGCAAGCTCGTCGCCTTCCCAACGGAGACTGTTTACGGTCTCGGTGCGGATGCGCTAAACGAGGAAGCCGCAAGGAGAATATTCGAGGCCAAGGGAAGGCCAGCGGACAACCCGTTGATAGTCCACATTGCAGACTTCGATGACCTCAAAAAGCTCGCAAGAGAAATACCTGACGAGGCAAGACTCCTGGCCGAAAAGTTCTGGCCAGGCCCCCTAACAGTGGTTCTCCCCAAAAAGGAGGAGGTACCAACGGTCACTACCGGCGGCCTAGACACCGTGGCGGTTAGAATGCCCGCCCACCCGATAGCCCTCGCACTCATAAGGGCCAGCACGCCAATAGCGGCCCCATCAGCCAATATAAGCGGAAAGCCAAGTCCAACCCTAGCCGAGCACGTCATAGATGATTTCTACGGAAAAATCGAGTGCATAATCGACGGAGGCGAGACAAAAATAGGCGTGGAATCCACCGTCGTCGACCTCAGTGGTGAGAAACCAACCCTCCTGAGGCCCGGTGGTTTGCCGCTCGAGGAGATCGAAAAGGTCATTGGAGAAGTGGAGATACACCCTGCGGTCAGAGGTAAGCTCGTCGATGTTGCCCGCTCTCCGGGAATGAAGTACAAGCACTACTCGCCGAATGCGCAGGTTATTGTCGTTGAAGGACCCAGAGAGAACGTCAGGAAAAAGATAGAAGAGCTCGTTAAGGAGTACCGGAAAAAAGGACTGCGGGTTGGAGTTATGGCCACAGAACAATACGATGCAGATGAGTTCTTCCATCTTGGAACGAGCGAGGAGGAGGTTGCCAGGAATTTGTTCAAAGCTTTAAGGGAGCTCGACAAGAGGAGAGTTGACATCATAATTGCCGAAGGAATCGAAGAGAGAGGTTTGGGCTTTGCTGTGATGAACAGACTGAGAAAGGCAGCAGGGTACAGAATAGTATGGGCATAG
- a CDS encoding nucleotidyltransferase domain-containing protein, whose protein sequence is MPREKVVKIWDEREVVYPPKRWRYLWEKREKALKIMERLEQFDPQLYGSVARGDVRRDSDIDIFIPYKVPSYLIELALEGIVSRRKIVMATPWHLIKGVIEIDEETTVTFPLIEPTERELEFYKWGGAIDLWDVKTKQRVPGVNKKLILIVPTERGHIEREVVGRESEVAKILGVSIDIVTERIHVLTRRDAIGRTGTYLNEEVPDWMTFEEALKLIADRDPNVRRKVREAGGI, encoded by the coding sequence ATGCCGAGGGAAAAAGTAGTTAAGATTTGGGACGAAAGGGAAGTGGTTTATCCACCAAAGCGCTGGCGCTACCTTTGGGAGAAGCGGGAGAAAGCTCTGAAAATAATGGAACGTCTGGAGCAGTTCGACCCGCAGCTCTACGGTAGCGTGGCTAGGGGGGATGTTAGACGAGACAGCGACATTGACATCTTCATTCCCTACAAGGTGCCGAGCTATTTAATAGAGCTCGCCCTTGAGGGCATAGTAAGCAGGAGAAAGATCGTTATGGCAACGCCGTGGCATCTCATTAAGGGCGTCATCGAGATAGATGAAGAAACTACGGTAACATTCCCCCTCATAGAACCGACAGAGAGGGAGCTGGAGTTCTATAAGTGGGGTGGCGCGATAGACCTCTGGGATGTGAAGACCAAGCAGAGGGTTCCTGGAGTAAACAAGAAGCTCATTCTTATAGTCCCAACCGAGAGAGGTCACATCGAGCGCGAGGTCGTCGGAAGGGAGAGCGAAGTAGCAAAAATCCTCGGAGTTAGCATCGACATCGTAACCGAGCGCATTCACGTTCTGACGAGAAGGGACGCGATAGGAAGGACAGGCACTTACCTCAACGAAGAGGTGCCCGATTGGATGACCTTCGAGGAAGCGCTGAAGCTCATAGCGGACCGCGACCCGAACGTCAGGAGAAAGGTAAGGGAGGCCGGGGGAATTTAA
- the serS gene encoding serine--tRNA ligase produces MLDIKLIRENPDLVKGDLIKRGEIEKIKWIDEILELDKKWRENLRKINQLRKERNQLAVQIGKRKKAGEPIDDLLAKSNEIVKQIETLEKEVEELRAKIDYYLWRLPNITHESVPIGKDDSENVPIRFWGKAKVWEGFLETFKEQSLGKMDYEVIDWRPRLHVDMLEILRGADIERAAKVSGSRFYYLLNELVILDLALIRFALDKLIEKGFIPVIPPYMVRRYVEEGVTSFGDFEDVIYKVEGEDLYLIPTAEHPLAGMHANEILEGKDLPLLYVGISPCFRKEAGTAGKDTKGIFRVHQFHKVEQFVYSRPEESWEWHEKLIQNAEEIFQELEIPYRVVNICTGDLGYVAAKKYDIEAWMAGQGKFREVVSASNCTEWQARRLNIRYRDKTHEKPKFVHTLNSTAIATSRAIVAILENHQTEEGVVKLPKVLWKYTGFKEILPAHMKEKCCQGLE; encoded by the coding sequence ATGCTGGACATAAAGCTCATCCGTGAAAACCCTGATCTAGTTAAGGGCGATCTCATAAAGCGCGGGGAAATTGAGAAGATAAAATGGATCGACGAAATCCTCGAACTCGACAAAAAGTGGCGCGAGAACCTACGGAAGATCAACCAGCTCAGGAAGGAGCGCAACCAGCTCGCTGTGCAGATAGGAAAGCGCAAGAAGGCTGGTGAGCCGATAGACGATCTCCTTGCAAAGAGCAACGAGATTGTGAAGCAGATTGAGACCCTTGAGAAGGAAGTTGAGGAGCTGAGGGCAAAGATCGACTACTATCTCTGGCGCCTGCCGAACATCACCCACGAGAGCGTTCCGATCGGCAAAGATGACAGCGAGAATGTGCCGATAAGGTTCTGGGGCAAAGCGAAGGTCTGGGAGGGGTTCCTTGAGACGTTTAAGGAGCAGAGCCTTGGGAAGATGGACTATGAGGTTATTGACTGGAGGCCAAGGCTCCACGTCGACATGCTCGAGATTCTTCGCGGAGCTGACATCGAGAGGGCCGCAAAGGTTAGCGGTTCAAGGTTTTACTACCTCCTCAACGAACTGGTCATCCTCGATCTCGCCCTCATAAGGTTTGCCCTGGATAAACTCATCGAGAAGGGTTTTATTCCCGTCATACCGCCCTACATGGTGCGCCGCTACGTTGAAGAGGGTGTCACCAGCTTCGGTGACTTTGAAGACGTTATCTACAAGGTCGAGGGGGAGGATCTCTACCTTATTCCAACGGCCGAGCACCCGCTCGCTGGGATGCACGCCAACGAGATACTTGAAGGAAAGGACCTCCCGCTCCTCTACGTTGGTATTAGCCCCTGTTTCAGGAAGGAAGCTGGAACCGCTGGAAAGGACACCAAGGGTATCTTTAGAGTCCACCAGTTCCACAAGGTCGAGCAGTTCGTCTATTCGAGACCAGAGGAGAGCTGGGAGTGGCACGAAAAATTAATACAGAACGCCGAGGAGATCTTCCAGGAGCTTGAAATCCCCTACCGCGTCGTCAACATCTGTACCGGAGACCTCGGCTACGTTGCGGCCAAAAAGTACGACATAGAGGCATGGATGGCTGGACAGGGCAAGTTCAGGGAGGTCGTTTCGGCGAGCAACTGTACGGAGTGGCAGGCGAGAAGGCTCAACATCCGCTACCGCGACAAGACTCACGAGAAGCCCAAGTTCGTCCACACGCTCAACTCGACGGCGATAGCAACCTCGAGGGCTATCGTTGCTATCCTCGAAAACCACCAGACTGAGGAGGGCGTCGTCAAGCTTCCAAAGGTCCTCTGGAAGTACACCGGATTCAAGGAGATTCTCCCGGCGCATATGAAGGAGAAGTGCTGCCAGGGGCTTGAGTGA
- a CDS encoding molybdenum cofactor synthesis domain-containing protein, translating into MAFLKVVPLEEALKVIDSFPLKPEIEEVSLEKALGRVLAEDVVSPIDVPPFDRATVDGYAVRAEDTFMASESEPVRLKVIGEINAGDTPTIELKPGESVYISTGAPLPKGADAVIQFEDVDREGDEVVIYKPAYPSLGVMKRGADIPKGRSLLEKGTRLGFKETALLSAVGFSKVRVFRKPKVAVISTGNEVILPGTELKYGQIYDINGRAIADAVRELGGEAIFLGIARDDRESLRELILRGVECCDIVLLSGGASGGIRDLTSSIIEELGEVKIHGIAIQPGKPTIIGLINGKPIFGLPGYPTSCLTNFTLLVAPLLRKLLGRENEVRKVKKRLAHKVFSVKGRRQFLPVRIEGEKAVPILKGSGAVTSFIDADGFIEVSENVEILEAGEEVEVTFFG; encoded by the coding sequence ATGGCGTTCCTGAAGGTGGTTCCGCTCGAAGAAGCTCTCAAGGTTATAGACTCATTTCCGCTGAAGCCGGAGATCGAGGAAGTTTCCCTTGAAAAAGCTCTCGGCAGGGTTCTCGCTGAGGACGTAGTCTCTCCAATAGATGTCCCACCATTTGACAGGGCAACCGTCGATGGCTACGCCGTTAGGGCTGAGGACACGTTCATGGCGAGCGAGAGCGAACCGGTGAGGCTGAAGGTTATTGGCGAGATAAACGCTGGTGACACGCCAACGATAGAACTCAAGCCTGGTGAGAGCGTCTACATATCCACAGGCGCACCGTTGCCGAAGGGCGCAGATGCAGTGATACAGTTCGAGGATGTGGACAGGGAAGGCGATGAGGTTGTTATCTACAAGCCGGCCTATCCAAGCTTGGGTGTCATGAAGCGTGGAGCGGACATTCCGAAGGGTAGGTCTCTCCTTGAGAAAGGTACGAGGCTAGGCTTCAAGGAGACGGCACTACTTTCGGCGGTCGGCTTCTCGAAGGTCAGAGTCTTCAGAAAGCCAAAGGTTGCTGTGATAAGCACCGGCAACGAGGTCATTCTTCCAGGAACGGAGCTTAAATACGGTCAGATATACGACATCAACGGAAGGGCCATCGCTGACGCTGTAAGGGAGCTTGGCGGCGAGGCCATCTTCCTGGGAATAGCAAGGGATGACCGTGAAAGCCTGAGGGAACTGATACTAAGGGGTGTCGAGTGCTGTGATATTGTTCTCCTGAGCGGTGGTGCGAGCGGGGGAATAAGGGATCTCACCAGCTCGATAATCGAGGAGCTCGGCGAGGTGAAAATCCACGGCATAGCCATACAGCCCGGCAAACCGACAATAATAGGCCTCATTAACGGAAAGCCCATCTTTGGCCTTCCTGGCTATCCCACGAGCTGTTTAACGAACTTCACCCTTCTCGTCGCCCCGCTCCTCAGGAAGCTCCTTGGCAGGGAGAATGAGGTCAGGAAGGTCAAGAAGAGGCTTGCCCACAAGGTCTTTTCGGTCAAGGGCAGGAGGCAGTTCCTTCCCGTCAGAATCGAGGGCGAAAAAGCGGTTCCAATACTCAAGGGCAGCGGAGCTGTTACGAGCTTCATCGATGCTGATGGCTTCATAGAGGTGTCGGAGAACGTGGAGATACTCGAGGCGGGAGAGGAGGTTGAAGTAACCTTCTTCGGTTGA
- a CDS encoding CDC48 family AAA ATPase, with translation MIFGKDEERYEKIKLRVAEALKRDVGRGIVRFDRKYQRQLGVEPGDIVELIGERSTAAIVANPHPDDRNLDIIRMDGYIRRNAGVSIGDYVTVARAEVKEAKKVVLAPAQKGVFIQIPGDMVKQNLLGRPVVKGDLIVASGRSEASYYGGSPFDELLRGLFEAMPLGFGELKFVVVSTNPKGIVQITYNTEVEVLPQAVEVREETIPEVTYEDIGGLSDAIQKIREMVELPLKHPELFERLGIEPPKGVLLYGPPGTGKTLLAKAVANEANAHFIAINGPEIMSKFYGESEERLREIFKDAEENAPSIIFIDEIDAIAPKREEVVGEVEKRVVSQLLTLMDGLKSRGKVIVIAATNRPDALDPALRRPGRFDREIEVGVPDKKGRKEILQIHTRGMPLEPDYDKVTVLKVLRELLRKETFDEERLKRLIERVEEAKSEEEIKKVLKSESEIYPEVRTRLIDRMLEEIAEKTHGFVGADLAALAREAAMVVLRRLINEGKISPEQERIPPEVLQELRVKKADFYEALKMVDPSALREVLIEMPNVHWEDIGGLDEVKQELREAVEWPLKYPKAFQRLGIDPPRGVLLYGPPGTGKTLLAKAVATESEANFIGIRGPEVLSKWVGESEKRIREIFRKARQAAPTVIFIDEIDAIAPARGSDMNRVTDRLINQLLTEMDGIEKNSGVVVIAATNRPDIIDPALLRPGRFDRLILVPAPDEKARLEILKVHTRRVPLAKDVNLRELAKKTEGYSGADLEALVREAALIAMRRAISKLPTELIEEESEEFLEQLRVSKKDFEEALKKVRPSITPYMIEYYKNFEENRKSKAEKTSRGPDYYTF, from the coding sequence ATGATTTTCGGTAAGGATGAGGAGAGGTATGAAAAGATAAAGCTTCGCGTTGCCGAGGCGCTCAAGAGGGACGTGGGGAGGGGGATAGTGAGGTTCGACAGAAAGTACCAGCGCCAGCTTGGGGTTGAGCCAGGCGACATAGTTGAGCTGATAGGAGAGCGCTCGACTGCTGCAATAGTGGCGAATCCCCACCCGGACGACAGGAACCTCGACATCATAAGGATGGATGGCTACATAAGGAGAAACGCAGGGGTTAGCATAGGTGACTACGTCACGGTCGCAAGGGCGGAGGTAAAGGAGGCAAAAAAGGTCGTCCTCGCACCAGCGCAGAAAGGTGTGTTCATCCAGATACCTGGAGACATGGTCAAGCAGAACCTCCTCGGAAGGCCCGTCGTTAAGGGAGACCTTATAGTTGCAAGCGGTAGGAGTGAGGCCAGCTACTATGGCGGCTCGCCTTTCGACGAGCTCCTAAGGGGCCTTTTCGAGGCCATGCCCCTCGGCTTCGGTGAGCTCAAGTTCGTTGTTGTCAGCACGAATCCGAAGGGCATAGTCCAGATAACCTACAACACCGAGGTCGAGGTTCTCCCGCAGGCGGTCGAAGTGCGCGAGGAGACGATTCCAGAGGTCACATACGAGGACATCGGCGGTCTGAGCGACGCGATTCAGAAGATACGTGAGATGGTGGAGCTTCCGCTCAAGCATCCCGAACTCTTCGAGCGCCTTGGAATTGAGCCGCCAAAGGGTGTTCTACTCTACGGTCCGCCGGGTACTGGAAAAACGCTCCTTGCTAAGGCCGTCGCCAATGAGGCAAACGCCCATTTCATAGCTATCAACGGGCCGGAGATAATGAGTAAGTTCTACGGTGAGAGTGAAGAGCGCTTGAGGGAGATATTCAAGGATGCCGAGGAAAACGCGCCATCAATCATATTCATAGACGAGATAGATGCAATAGCCCCCAAGCGTGAAGAAGTCGTCGGGGAGGTTGAGAAGCGTGTCGTCAGCCAGCTGCTGACTTTGATGGACGGCCTCAAGAGCAGGGGCAAGGTCATAGTTATAGCGGCCACCAACAGGCCTGATGCTCTCGACCCCGCCCTCAGAAGACCGGGACGCTTTGACAGGGAGATAGAGGTCGGTGTGCCCGACAAGAAGGGCAGGAAAGAAATACTCCAGATACACACCAGAGGAATGCCCCTCGAGCCGGACTACGACAAAGTTACTGTCCTCAAGGTTCTAAGGGAGCTCCTGAGGAAGGAGACCTTCGACGAGGAGCGGCTAAAGAGACTCATCGAGAGGGTTGAGGAGGCAAAGAGCGAGGAAGAAATCAAGAAGGTGCTGAAGAGCGAGAGCGAAATCTATCCAGAGGTCAGGACGAGGCTCATAGACAGAATGCTTGAGGAAATAGCCGAGAAGACGCACGGCTTCGTCGGTGCCGACTTAGCTGCCCTCGCAAGGGAAGCCGCGATGGTCGTCCTCAGGAGGCTCATCAACGAGGGCAAGATAAGCCCTGAGCAGGAGAGGATCCCTCCTGAAGTTCTCCAGGAGCTCCGCGTTAAGAAGGCGGACTTCTACGAGGCTCTGAAGATGGTCGATCCCTCGGCACTGAGGGAAGTCCTCATCGAGATGCCAAACGTCCACTGGGAGGACATTGGAGGTCTTGATGAGGTCAAGCAGGAGCTCAGGGAGGCTGTCGAGTGGCCGCTTAAGTACCCAAAGGCCTTCCAGAGACTTGGTATAGACCCGCCGAGGGGAGTTCTTCTCTACGGTCCGCCGGGAACCGGTAAGACGCTATTAGCCAAGGCAGTGGCCACGGAGAGCGAAGCCAACTTCATAGGCATACGCGGGCCAGAGGTTCTCTCCAAGTGGGTTGGCGAGAGCGAGAAGCGCATAAGGGAGATATTCCGCAAGGCCAGGCAGGCTGCCCCGACGGTGATATTCATCGACGAGATAGACGCCATAGCACCGGCAAGGGGCAGTGACATGAACCGCGTCACTGACAGGCTCATCAACCAGCTCCTGACTGAGATGGACGGAATAGAAAAGAACAGCGGTGTGGTTGTCATTGCTGCGACCAACAGGCCAGACATCATAGATCCAGCCCTGCTTAGGCCAGGAAGGTTCGACAGGCTGATACTCGTACCAGCGCCAGACGAAAAGGCCAGACTGGAAATACTCAAAGTGCACACGAGACGCGTTCCACTTGCTAAGGATGTCAACCTCCGGGAACTCGCGAAGAAGACGGAAGGCTACAGCGGTGCCGACCTGGAGGCCCTCGTGAGGGAAGCGGCACTGATAGCGATGCGCAGGGCTATATCAAAGCTCCCGACGGAGCTCATCGAGGAAGAGAGTGAGGAGTTCCTCGAGCAGCTGAGAGTTTCAAAGAAGGACTTTGAGGAGGCCCTCAAGAAGGTCAGGCCGAGCATAACGCCATACATGATAGAGTACTACAAGAACTTCGAAGAGAACAGAAAGTCCAAAGCCGAGAAGACTAGCAGGGGGCCGGACTACTACACCTTCTAA
- a CDS encoding PRC-barrel domain-containing protein translates to MVKIMASKLRDVELITDTGIRLGWVYDLSFDEETGDILVIVAEPDEDLDTSEFVTDHEGLLLIPISAVKSIGEVIIIDSGKLAVKSKLRRIGPTKKTEPQEEPGE, encoded by the coding sequence ATGGTCAAGATAATGGCTTCCAAGCTTAGGGATGTCGAGCTGATAACCGACACCGGAATAAGGCTCGGCTGGGTTTACGACCTCAGCTTCGATGAGGAAACCGGCGATATTCTCGTTATCGTAGCCGAGCCCGATGAGGATCTCGACACGAGCGAATTCGTTACCGATCACGAGGGTCTTCTGCTTATCCCGATAAGCGCCGTTAAGAGCATTGGAGAGGTTATCATTATAGACTCGGGCAAGCTCGCCGTCAAGTCCAAGCTCAGGAGGATAGGTCCCACAAAGAAGACCGAGCCCCAGGAAGAACCCGGGGAGTGA
- a CDS encoding metallophosphoesterase family protein: MLIALISDIHSNWEALQAVWDYIKDADVILCMGDLVGYGASPNEVVDFIRREMEKRKLLCVRGNHDNAIAFGAEWGFNPYARQAVRWHQHVMTVENLEFLRKLPVRQIFTDEVGRSYLLIHGSPRAPLDEYLSPWLPDSEFRAVLNYVKQDDLLVGHTHVPMLKVIEGRRVINPGGVGQPRDGDWRASYALIDTEKEPPENVEFHRVEYDVQEAARKILKAGLPRFLAERLYDGY, from the coding sequence ATGCTCATCGCCCTAATCTCAGACATCCACTCCAACTGGGAGGCCCTTCAGGCTGTGTGGGATTACATCAAAGACGCCGACGTAATCCTCTGCATGGGAGATCTTGTCGGTTATGGCGCTTCCCCCAACGAGGTTGTTGACTTCATCAGGCGGGAGATGGAAAAGAGGAAGCTCCTCTGCGTCCGTGGAAACCATGATAATGCTATCGCTTTCGGCGCCGAGTGGGGCTTCAACCCCTACGCGAGACAAGCCGTCAGGTGGCACCAGCACGTTATGACCGTTGAGAACCTTGAGTTTCTAAGAAAATTGCCTGTAAGGCAGATTTTCACCGACGAGGTCGGTAGAAGCTACCTCCTAATTCACGGCTCGCCGAGGGCACCGCTGGATGAGTACCTATCCCCTTGGCTCCCCGATAGCGAGTTTAGGGCCGTTCTGAACTACGTTAAGCAAGATGACCTGCTCGTCGGCCACACCCACGTGCCGATGCTGAAGGTCATCGAAGGGCGGAGAGTAATAAACCCTGGTGGTGTTGGGCAGCCGCGCGACGGTGACTGGCGGGCAAGCTACGCGCTAATAGACACAGAAAAAGAGCCTCCAGAAAACGTTGAATTCCACCGCGTTGAATACGACGTCCAGGAAGCGGCGAGAAAGATACTGAAGGCCGGCCTTCCTAGGTTTCTGGCGGAAAGGCTCTACGATGGATATTAA